In the Hordeum vulgare subsp. vulgare chromosome 7H, MorexV3_pseudomolecules_assembly, whole genome shotgun sequence genome, one interval contains:
- the LOC123407599 gene encoding CBL-interacting protein kinase 25-like, protein MGDRPKLPARYEQVKLLGEGNFAKVYLARHMDTKEEVAIKVMDKEKLIKLGAVQQIKREIAVMRRLRHPNIVQLHKVMACKSRIFVVMEYVRGGPLYRHIPANGGLKEDETRRIFQQLVSALTFCHAQGVYHRDIKPDNLLVDEHGNLKVADFGLSAHADTARREALLHTVCGTPLYVPPEVFARRGYDGAKADAWSCGIVLFVLAAGRKPFRDDDFITLYRTICRGDYRCPRTFSPELVRIVRRLLQPNPAHRITLLQIKETDWFKKGFKEISFYIDNKDCLRSLDGSEEPDLCDSDSEDETAMSSSSSGSSSPVAHGDGGMHTSVSAPSLVNLEKMHIAAARTTEPRIRRIKSMNAFDIIASSPSFDLSGLFEERGEQLRFVSSAPVNTIISKLEEIAGQVSFTARTKDCQVSFEATRNGHKGALAISTKIFQLTPELVMVQVCKKAGDTAEYRQFCGSELKPGLRGLVDGLPEDGLPPTVNVA, encoded by the coding sequence ATGGGGGATCGGCCAAAGCTTCCTGCCCGCTACGAGCAGGTGAAGCTGCTCGGCGAGGGTAATTTCGCCAAGGTCTACCTCGCGCGGCACATGGATACCAAGGAGGAGGTGGCCATCAAGGTGATGGATAAGGAGAAGCTGATCAAGTTGGGCGCCGTTCAACAGATCAAGCGCGAGATCGCCGTGATGCGCCGCCTGCGTCACCCCAACATCGTGCAGCTCCACAAGGTGATGGCCTGCAAGTCCCGCATCTTCGTCGTCATGGAGTACGTCCGCGGCGGCCCGCTCTACCGCCACATCCCCGCCAACGGCGGCCTCAAGGAGGACGAGACGCGCCGCATCTTCCAGCAGCTCGTCTCGGCGCTCACCTTCTGCCACGCGCAGGGCGTGTACCACCGCGACATCAAGCCGGACAACCTACTCGTCGACGAGCACGGCAATCTCAAGGTCGCCGACTTCGGCCTCTCCGCCCACGCCGACACGGCTCGCCGGGAGGCGCTCCTCCACACCGTCTGCGGCACGCCCCTCTACGTCCCTCCCGAGGTGTTCGCGCGCCGGGGCTACGACGGTGCCAAGGCCGACGCCTGGTCCTGCGGCATCGTCCTCTTCGTGCTTGCCGCCGGCCGCAAGCCCTTCCGCGACGACGACTTCATCACCTTGTACCGGACAATCTGCCGCGGTGACTACCGTTGCCCACGCACCTTCAGCCCTGAACTCGTGCGGATAGTACGCCGCCTCCTCCAACCAAACCCGGCGCACCGGATCACACTTCTGCAGATCAAGGAAACAGATTGGTTCAAGAAAGGCTTCAAAGAAATAAGTTTCTACATCGACAACAAGGACTGCCTGCGCAGCCTTGATGGCTCCGAAGAGCCCGATCTCTGTGACTCTGACTCCGAGGACGAGACTGCCATGTCTTCATCATCCTCAGGCTCTTCCTCTCCTGTGGCACATGGCGACGGCGGCATGCACACCTCGGTGTCAGCGCCGTCGCTGGTAAATCTGGAGAAGATGCACATTGCTGCAGCTCGTACCACCGAGCCACGCATAAGACGGATCAAGAGCATGAACGCGTTCGACATCATCGCCTCCTCGCCAAGCTTCGATCTGTCCGGGCTGTTTGAGGAGCGCGGCGAGCAGTTGCGTTTCGTGTCCAGCGCGCCGGTGAACACCATCATCTCCAAGCTGGAGGAGATCGCGGGGCAGGTTAGCTTCACGGCGCGCACCAAGGATTGCCAAGTGAGCTTCGAGGCGACAAGAAATGGGCACAAGGGAGCGCTGGCCATATCCACCAAGATATTCCAGCTCACGCCGGAGCTCGTCATGGTCCAGGTATGCAAGAAAGCCGGAGACACTGCTGAATACCGGCAATTCTGCGGCAGTGAGCTCAAGCCTGGTCTTCGAGGTCTCGTGGATGGCCTGCCTGAGGATGGCCTTCCCCCGACGGTGAATGTTGCTTga